Proteins encoded by one window of Arachis ipaensis cultivar K30076 chromosome B04, Araip1.1, whole genome shotgun sequence:
- the LOC107637562 gene encoding ATP-dependent Clp protease proteolytic subunit 4, chloroplastic-like isoform X2 gives MPATALRGAESDVMGMLLRERIVFLGSSIDDFVAEAVMSQLLLLDAQDPTKDIRLFINSPGGSLSLIEALWKGVLGGIIAMLLI, from the exons ATGCCGGCCACGGCCTTGAGAGGTGCCGAGAGCGATGTGATGGGTATGTTGTTGAGAGAGAGGATCGTATTCTTGGGCAGCAGCATCGATGACTTCGTTGCTGAGGCCGTTATGAGTCAGTTGTTGCTGTTGGATGCTCAGGACCCAACCAAAGATATCAGGCTCTTCATCAATTCCCCTGGTGGTTCTCTCAG TTTGATAGAGGCATTGTGGAAGGGAGTGCTTGGAGGCATAATTGCAATGTTG
- the LOC107637563 gene encoding pentatricopeptide repeat-containing protein At2g35030, mitochondrial-like, with product MNVKGQYFLESKIGEMIRVCHHRRMLSHSYPTVRSLSHFKASFYTDPDKHLLQKHNWAPISDTRRTLAPKKLIPISSHDAALNKLNADIAVLGRHGKVKEARKLFDEMPHRDEVSYNCMIAVYLKNKDLPRAECLFKAIPHRNIVAESAMIDGYAKAGRLDDARKVFDEMTERNVFSWTSMLSGYFGCGRPEEGMQLFSQMPEKNVVSWTTVVSGLARNGLVDQARKFFDIMPEKNVIAWTAMVKSYLDNGCFDKAYELFLEMPERNVRSWNIMISGCFGAKRMDKAIELFQLMPDRTHVSWTAMVSGLAQNKMINTARKYFDLMPYKDVPAWTAMINAYVDEKLMDEASELFNLMPEKNVVTWNMMIDGYARIGDEGGALRIFMLMLRSCFRPNEITMTSVVTSCDGVAELMQAHSMIIRLGFEHDTWLTNSLINLYSKNGDLSSARLVFEPLKSKDVVSWTAMIVAYSYHGHGYHALQVFARMLISGIKPDEVTFIGLLSACSHAGLVNQGRRIFNSIIGTYNLTPKAEHYSCLVDILGRAGLIDEAMNVVSTIPPSKKDEAVLVALLGACKLHGDVTIANYIGEKLLELESYSSGGYVLLANTHAAEGKWDEFAKVRKRMRERNVKKIPGCSQILVNGKNHVFFVGDRFNPKVEEIYGMLQHNLQPLMREMGYTPELLLTD from the exons ATGAATGTCAAGGGTCAATATTTTTTGGAAAGTAAAA TTGGAGAGATGATACGTGTCTGTCACCACCGTCGAATGCTGTCACATTCTTACCCCACCGTTCGTTCCTTGAGCCATTTCAAGGCTTCATTTTATACCGACCCAGATAAGCATTTGCTCCAAAAACACAATTGGGCTCCGATTTCAGACACCCGAAGAACCTTAGCCCCCAAGAAACTGATCCCAATTTCATCACATGATGCAGCACTCAACAAGCTTAACGCGGATATAGCGGTTTTAGGTCGCCATGGCAAAGTCAAAGAAGCAAGGAAATTGTTCGACGAAATGCCCCATAGAGATGAAGTTTCCTATAACTGCATGATTGCGGTTTACTTGAAGAACAAGGACCTACCCAGAGCTGAATGCTTGTTCAAGGCAATTCCCCATAGGAACATTGTTGCTGAGTCAGCAATGATTGATGGGTACGCCAAAGCTGGTCGTTTGGATGATGCTCGCAAGGTGTTCGATGAAATGACTGAGAGAAATGTGTTCTCCTGGACCAGTATGCTTTCTGGGTATTTTGGGTGTGGAAGACCCGAGGAGGGTATGCAGTTGTTTAGTCAAATGCCTGAGAAAAATGTGGTTTCATGGACTACAGTGGTTTCAGGTTTGGCTCGAAATGGGTTGGTGGATCAAGCTCGCAAGTTCTTTGATATCATGCCTGAAAAGAATGTCATTGCTTGGACAGCTATGGTCAAGTCATATCTTGACAATGGCTGCTTTGACAAAGCTTATGAGCTCTTCCTTGAGATGCCAGAGAGAAATGTTCGTTCTTGGAACATCATGATTTCGGGTTGCTTTGGAGCCAAGAGAATGGATAAGGCTATTGAGTTGTTTCAATTGATGCCGGATCGGACTCATGTTTCGTGGACAGCTATGGTTTCTGGTTTGGCACAAAACAAGATGATTAACACTGCAAGGAAGTACTTTGATCTAATGCCTTATAAAGATGTCCCCGCATGGACCGCAATGATCAATGCATATGTTGATGAGAAGCTCATGGATGAGGCTAGTGAGCTTTTCAACTTGATGCCAGAGAAGAATGTTGTGACTTGGAACATGATGATTGATGGTTATGCAAGGATTGGTGATGAAGGGGGTGCCTTGAGAATCTTCATGTTGATGCTAAGATCTTGCTTTAGACCCAACGAAATCACCATGACTAGCGTGGTTACTTCCTGCGATGGTGTGGCAGAGCTCATGCAAGCTCATTCGATGATCATACGTCTCGGGTTTGAGCATGACACCTGGCTTACAAATTCTCTCATTAATTTGTATTCCAAGAATGGAGATCTTAGTTCTGCTAGGCTTGTTTTTGAACCATTAAAGTCAAAGGATGTAGTTTCATGGACTGCAATGATAGTAGCCTACTCCTATCATGGACATGGTTACCATGCATTACAGGTTTTTGCACGCATGCTAATTTCTGGAATCAAGCCAGATGAGGTAACATTTATAGGACTCCTATCAGCTTGTAGTCATGCTGGTCTTGTCAACCAAGGTAGAAGAATATTTAACTCAATCATAGGAACTTATAACTTAACTCCGAAGGCAGAGCATTATTCGTGCCTTGTTGACATTCTAGGCCGAGCCGGACTTATCGATGAGGCAATGAATGTAGTATCTACTATCCCTCCTTCCAAAAAAGATGAAGCTGTTCTTGTTGCATTGCTTGGTGCATGCAAGCTTCATGGGGATGTTACAATAGCAAATTATATTGGTGAGAAGCTTTTAGAACTTGAGTCATATAGTTCAGGAGGGTATGTACTTCTGGCCAATACACATGCTGCAGAAGGGAAATGGGATGAGTTTGCAAAGGTAAGGAAAAGAATGAGGGAAAGAAATGTGAAGAAAATTCCAGGGTGTAGTCAAATACTGGTAAATGGAAAAAACCATGTATTTTTTGTTGGGGATAGATTTAATCCCAAGGTTGAGGAAATTTATGGAATGTTGCAACATAATCTTCAACCTTTGATGAGGGAAATGGGTTATACACCAGAGTTATTGCTAACAGATTAG
- the LOC107638757 gene encoding uncharacterized protein LOC107638757 produces the protein MGEGRRGASSKLREAARKVAMAAAYACGSFSRRKSMVDPVPIDALSASISNSSFVSTSTKNCSGEITQETDSTITVNINNNDLHSKNLCAICLDPLSYHSKGSSPGQAIFTAQCSHAFHFACISSNVRHGSVTCPICRAHWTQLPRNLNNNLSGSLASSTQSDPILRILDDSIANFRVHRRSLLRTARYDDDDPVELDDTPDSPKLCFNLVPIPPNAPASFHPALQVTKHASCPCHLSLHPLTCGSSSLLQSPPMMCPSSNRACLSVKLTHERATDLVLVASPNGPHLRLLKQAMALVVFSLRHIDRLAIVTYSSAAARVFPLRRMTSYGKRTALQVIDRLFYMGQADPVEGLKKGIKILEDRMHKNPESCILHLSDNPTRPYHAISMELPSTPIHRFHVGFGFGTSSGFVIQEFEEFLAKMLGGIVREIQLRICGAGEEVGSGRVIRIGEIRGGEERRILLDLGDCTHVYVEYSYIEGEIDECVRRTGETVVGVGEHKGEDDVREGGGGSSGRSSNVESWDFHDPYMARRWAKHLHGYRL, from the exons AtgggagaaggaagaagaggagcaTCATCAAAGCTTAGAGAAGCAGCAAGGAAGGTTGCAATGGCAGCAGCATATGCATGTGGTTCATTCTCAAGGAGGAAATCTATGGTGGATCCAGTTCCCATTGACGCCTTATCTGCTTCT ATCTCAAATTCCTCATTTGTGTCAACATCAACAAAGAATTGCTCAGGGGAGATTACACAAGAAACAGATTCCACCATCACTGTTAACATCAACAACAATGACCTTCATAGTAAG AATCTATGTGCAATATGTTTAGATCCTCTGAGTTACCACAGCAAGGGTAGCAGTCCCGGCCAAGCTATATTCACTGCTCAGTGCTCTCACGCTTTCCATTTCGCCTGCATCTCTTCCAATGTTCGCCACGGTAGTGTCACTTGCCCCATTTGCCGTGCTCATTGGACTCAGCTCCCTCGCAACTTAAACAACAACCTCTCTGGCTCTCTGGCATCAAGTACTCAGAGTGATCCTATCCTAAGAATCCTTGATGATTCTATTGCTAACTTCCGTGTTCATCGTCGTTCTCTACTTCGCACGGCGAGGTATGATGACGATGATCCTGTTGAGCTTGATGACACACCGGATAGCCCCAAGCTGTGTTTCAATCTTGTACCTATACCGCCGAATGCTCCAGCTAGTTTCCATCCTGCTTTGCAAGTCACTAAGCATGCTTCATGCCCTTGCCACCTATCACTGCATCCTTTAACATGTGGCTCCTCATCATTGCTACAATCTCCACCTATGATGTGTCCCTCCTCCAACAGAGCTTGCCTTTCAGTTAAACTGACTCATGAACGCGCAACCGACTTGGTCTTAGTTGCTAGCCCCAATGGACCACACTTAAGGCTTCTCAAACAAGCAATGGCTCTTGTGGTTTTTTCCCTCAGACACATTGACCGCTTAGCCATTGTTACATACTCCTCAGCCGCAGCTCGTGTCTTCCCCCTAAGGCGCATGACATCCTATGGAAAGCGCACAGCCCTCCAAGTTATTGACCGGTTATTCTACATGGGCCAAGCCGATCCGGTCGAAGGGTTGAAGAAAGGAATCAAGATACTCGAGGACCGGATGCACAAGAACCCTGAGTCTTGCATCCTTCACTTGTCTGATAATCCCACAAGACCATACCATGCAATAAGCATGGAACTTCCATCCACTCCCATTCATAGATTCCATGTTGGATTTGGCTTTGGCACTTCAAGTGGCTTTGTCATACAAGAATTCGAGGAGTTCCTGGCTAAGATGTTGGGCGGCATTGTCCGGGAGATCCAACTTCGGATATGCGGGGCTGGGGAGGAAGTTGGAAGTGGAAGAGTCATAAGAATTGGAGAGATAAGAGGTGGAGAAGAGAGGAGAATACTATTAGACCTTGGTGATTGCACACATGTGTATGTGGAATATAGCTACATTGAAGGTGAGATTGATGAGTGTGTTAGAAGAACTGGAGAAACAGTTGTAGGTGTTGGAGAGCATAAGGGTGAAGATGATGTTAGAGAAGGTGGTGGCGGCAGCAGTGGTCGGAGTAGCAATGTCGAAAGCTGGGATTTTCATGATCCTTATATGGCAAGAAGATGGGCCAAACACTTGCATGGTTATAGACTTTGA
- the LOC110271413 gene encoding uncharacterized protein LOC110271413 produces MNDRRHDNERSPNVDGENRNVEDEMQDENGGAIPNYDVHMPRQGQNADDMLERLRQNNLGGHYNLARNVEQVLNRLGFNVGCLNRPYFVFAFPECVQQAELPRGWKIPKSLTKFYGEENESTVEHIARYTVEIGEAASNEYLKMRYFPSSLTKNAFTWFSNLRPNSIHSWAQLERNFHDQFFRGELKVSLTDLCSVKRAEGESIDTYLARFRNMRNKCFTPIPESEVVKMATNGLEFGVRKKLVNQHTLDLSQLAERVRQIEQIKKEKENFKRGSKKVAYVDCFSDSSDSDEKEIYIAELRGGPPYVCKSLKPVKGKEKVSSYSKVENKTYSFDISKADQIFEVLLKDKQLILPEEKKMPTTDEIKNKKFCKFHQVFSHTTNNCVRFRDLIQKAIEEGRLKFDDKTTMKVDTEPFAADSNYVEPFDLSINMVEVDATMN; encoded by the exons ATGAATGACAGGCGTCACGATAATGAACGGAGTCCTAACGTTGATGGTGAAAATAGGAATGTGGAAGATGAGATGCAAGATGAG AACGGTGGAGCAATTCCTAATTATGATGTTCATATGCCTAGACAGGGTCAAAATGCTGATGATATGTTAGAAAGACTTAGACAAAATAATTTAGGGGGGCATTATAATCTAGCAAGAAATGTTGAACAAGTTTTAAACCGTTTGGGATTTAATGTTGGTTGCTTGAATAGGCCATATTTTGTGTTTGCTTTTCCTGAGTGTGTCCAACAAGCAGAGCTCCCAAGGGGTTGGAAAATTCCAAAATCCCTTACAAAATTTTATGGAGAAGAAAATGAATCTACAGTAGAGCATATTGCTCGATATACGGTTGAAATTGGGGAAGCAGCTTCTAATGAATATCTCAAGATGagatattttccttcttctttaacaaaaaatgcatttacATGGTTCTCTAACTTGAGACCAAATTCTATTCATTCTTGGGCGCAGTTGGAGAGAAATTTTCATGATCAGTTTTTCCGAGGTGAATTGAAAGTTAGTCTTACGGATTTATGCTCTGTCAAACGTGCagaaggagaatccattgataCCTATTTGGCGCGGTTTAGAAACATGAGGAATAAATGTTTTACTCCGATTCCAGAATCTGAAGTTGTCAAAATGGCCACTAATGGGCTAGAATTCGGAGTTAGGAAGAAACTTGTTaatcaacatactttagatcTTTCCCAATTAGCTGAGAGAGTAAGACAAATAGaacaaattaagaaagaaaaagaaaattttaaaaggggttcaAAAAAGGTTGCATATGTTGATTGTTTTTCTGATAGTAGTGATTCAGATGAAAAAGAGATTTATATTGCTGAATTACGTGGGGGTCCTCCTTATGTATGCAAATCTTTGAAGCCTGTTAAAGGAAAGGAAAAAGTTTCTTCTTATTCTAAAGTTGAAAATAAGACTTATTCTTTTGATATTTCTAAGGCAGATCAAATATTTGAAGTTTTATTAAAAGATAAGCAGCTTATTTTACCGGAAGAAAAAAAGATGCCTACAActgatgaaataaaaaataagaaattttgtaaGTTTCATCAAGTATTTTCTCATACCACTAACAATTGCGTCCGTTTCAGGGATTTGATACAAAAAGCAATTGAGGAGGGAAGACTGAAGTTTGACGATAAAACTACTATGAAGGTGGACACTGAACCATTTGCTGCTGACTCAAATTATGTTGAGCCATTCGATTTGTCAATCAACATGGTAGAAGTTGATGCCACGATG AACTAA
- the LOC107638760 gene encoding protein PHR1-LIKE 2 isoform X1: protein MYPRLIHPHEAGLVGQEDVQVGGASNLTHKGDPCLVLTADPKPRLRWTQDLHERFVDAVTQLGGASKATPKAIMRTMNVKGLTLFHLKSHLQKYRLGKQSGKDMGEGCKDGLSGSYLESPGTDNSSPKLPTSDTNEGFEIKEALRAQMEVQSKLHLQVEAEKHLQIRQDAEQRYMVMLERACKMLADQFIGATVIDTDNQKFQGVGSKTPRGPMVDPLGFFSMPSTEVAGVNVPEEELPHSLPPQRADCSTESCLTSHETTGGLILEGSPGEGKRRLLGMDSMAAPLIWTEAKMRTQAINVAQGNPHGITRYAGM, encoded by the exons ATGTATCCGAGGCTGATACACCCACATGAAGCAGGGCTTGTTGGACAAGAAGATGTTCAAGTTGGTGGCGCCTCCAATCTCACACACAAGGGAGACCCATGTCTTGTTCTCACTGCTGATCCAAAACCAAGACTTCGTTGGACTCAGGACCTCCATGAACGCTTTGTTGATGCTGTCACTCAGCTCGGAGGTGCTAGTA AAGCTACGCCAAAAGCAATCATGCGGACCATGAATGTCAAGGGTTTGACTCTATTTCATTTGAAGAGTCATCTTCAG AAATATAGACTTGGTAAGCAATCAGGGAAAGATATGGGTGAGGGATGCAAAGATG GATTGTCGGGTTCATACTTAGAAAGTCCTGGTACTGACAACTCTTCTCCAAAGTTGCCAACTTCCGATACCAATGA GGGTTTTGAAATCAAGGAAGCCTTAAGAGCACAAATGGAAGTGCAAAGTAAACTACATTTGCAAGTAGAG GCAGAGAAGCATTTGCAAATTCGCCAAGACGCAGAGCAAAGATACATGGTCATGCTTGAAAGAGCTTGTAAGATGCTAGCTGATCAATTCATTGGCGCTACCGTCATAGACACCGACAACCAAAAGTTTCAAGGAGTCGGGAGCAAGACCCCAAGAGGTCCCATGGTTGATCCTCTTGGTTTTTTCTCCATGCCATCTACTGAAGTGGCGGGAGTCAATGTCCCGGAAGAGGAACTACCTCATAGCCTCCCACCACAGAGGGCTGACTGTTCGACTGAAAGTTGTCTAACCTCACATGAGACTACCGGGGGATTGATTTTAGAAGGATCACCCGGTGAGGGGAAAAGGAGGCTGCTAGGCATGGACTCTATGGCAGCACCTTTGATCTGGACTGAAGCTAAGATGAGAACTCAAGCCATCAATGTAGCCCAAGGTAACCCTCATGGAATAACTAGGTACGCCGGCATGTAG
- the LOC107638760 gene encoding protein PHR1-LIKE 2 isoform X2, producing the protein MYPRLIHPHEAGLVGQEDVQVGGASNLTHKGDPCLVLTADPKPRLRWTQDLHERFVDAVTQLGGASKATPKAIMRTMNVKGLTLFHLKSHLQKYRLGLSGSYLESPGTDNSSPKLPTSDTNEGFEIKEALRAQMEVQSKLHLQVEAEKHLQIRQDAEQRYMVMLERACKMLADQFIGATVIDTDNQKFQGVGSKTPRGPMVDPLGFFSMPSTEVAGVNVPEEELPHSLPPQRADCSTESCLTSHETTGGLILEGSPGEGKRRLLGMDSMAAPLIWTEAKMRTQAINVAQGNPHGITRYAGM; encoded by the exons ATGTATCCGAGGCTGATACACCCACATGAAGCAGGGCTTGTTGGACAAGAAGATGTTCAAGTTGGTGGCGCCTCCAATCTCACACACAAGGGAGACCCATGTCTTGTTCTCACTGCTGATCCAAAACCAAGACTTCGTTGGACTCAGGACCTCCATGAACGCTTTGTTGATGCTGTCACTCAGCTCGGAGGTGCTAGTA AAGCTACGCCAAAAGCAATCATGCGGACCATGAATGTCAAGGGTTTGACTCTATTTCATTTGAAGAGTCATCTTCAG AAATATAGACTTG GATTGTCGGGTTCATACTTAGAAAGTCCTGGTACTGACAACTCTTCTCCAAAGTTGCCAACTTCCGATACCAATGA GGGTTTTGAAATCAAGGAAGCCTTAAGAGCACAAATGGAAGTGCAAAGTAAACTACATTTGCAAGTAGAG GCAGAGAAGCATTTGCAAATTCGCCAAGACGCAGAGCAAAGATACATGGTCATGCTTGAAAGAGCTTGTAAGATGCTAGCTGATCAATTCATTGGCGCTACCGTCATAGACACCGACAACCAAAAGTTTCAAGGAGTCGGGAGCAAGACCCCAAGAGGTCCCATGGTTGATCCTCTTGGTTTTTTCTCCATGCCATCTACTGAAGTGGCGGGAGTCAATGTCCCGGAAGAGGAACTACCTCATAGCCTCCCACCACAGAGGGCTGACTGTTCGACTGAAAGTTGTCTAACCTCACATGAGACTACCGGGGGATTGATTTTAGAAGGATCACCCGGTGAGGGGAAAAGGAGGCTGCTAGGCATGGACTCTATGGCAGCACCTTTGATCTGGACTGAAGCTAAGATGAGAACTCAAGCCATCAATGTAGCCCAAGGTAACCCTCATGGAATAACTAGGTACGCCGGCATGTAG